The following proteins come from a genomic window of Pyxidicoccus sp. MSG2:
- a CDS encoding DUF4388 domain-containing protein: MESFNGSLASYRLQMVMPPLFTGAGVEGTLRVERGAIRRCFQVKDGFLVGESSNDAREHLAQVLVNLRILDAPRAAAAFEAAEGAGVPYGTFLVQRCFVELPRLIEAMEHKAREALFDCYDWESGEVEFTPGLPVIGRAVGLKLPLSTLHRDAVSRLREWGVFRDIFPRQDVTFRVFREFAVETFSEEEDVLLDLASGGATLGEMLANTKEGPLFAARWVLHLYRRGALAPQRPKGPKVGEAAELAELLNLVKRFLETGKYDHAVALAAQVLERGPVPEAHALYREAEVRLTLALSDELFALDGRLVFEPIPRPTPPDLTADDLYLYSKLRGSRSIRQALRTAAMGELAASRSVHRLMATGLIRVASLPGSESASATRRASTDPYGIPVVGVGT; this comes from the coding sequence ATGGAGTCATTCAACGGGAGTCTCGCCAGCTATCGCCTGCAGATGGTGATGCCACCGCTCTTCACGGGGGCCGGCGTGGAGGGAACGCTGCGGGTGGAGCGAGGAGCCATCCGCCGGTGCTTCCAGGTGAAGGACGGCTTCCTGGTGGGCGAGAGCTCGAATGACGCGCGCGAGCACCTGGCGCAGGTGCTCGTGAATCTGCGCATCCTGGACGCCCCTCGGGCGGCGGCGGCCTTCGAGGCGGCCGAGGGAGCCGGCGTGCCCTACGGCACCTTCCTGGTGCAGCGCTGCTTCGTGGAACTGCCCCGGCTCATCGAGGCCATGGAGCACAAGGCGCGCGAGGCGCTCTTCGACTGCTACGACTGGGAGTCGGGCGAGGTGGAGTTCACCCCCGGGCTGCCGGTGATTGGCCGGGCGGTAGGGCTGAAGCTGCCCTTGTCCACGCTGCACCGGGACGCGGTGTCGCGGCTGCGCGAGTGGGGGGTGTTCCGGGACATCTTCCCCCGGCAGGACGTCACGTTCCGCGTGTTCCGTGAGTTCGCGGTGGAGACGTTCTCCGAGGAGGAGGACGTGCTGCTGGACCTGGCGTCGGGCGGGGCCACGCTGGGGGAGATGCTGGCGAACACGAAGGAGGGGCCGCTGTTCGCCGCGCGCTGGGTGCTGCACCTGTACCGGCGCGGAGCGCTGGCGCCGCAGCGGCCCAAGGGCCCGAAGGTGGGCGAGGCGGCGGAGTTGGCGGAATTGCTCAACCTGGTGAAGCGCTTCCTGGAGACGGGGAAGTACGACCACGCGGTGGCGCTGGCGGCGCAGGTGCTGGAGCGCGGCCCGGTGCCGGAGGCGCACGCGCTGTACCGCGAAGCGGAGGTGCGGCTGACGCTGGCGCTGAGCGACGAGCTGTTCGCGCTCGACGGGCGGCTCGTCTTCGAGCCGATTCCGCGCCCCACCCCGCCGGACCTGACGGCGGATGACCTGTACTTGTATTCGAAGCTGCGGGGCAGCCGGAGCATCCGGCAGGCGCTGCGCACGGCAGCCATGGGAGAGCTGGCGGCGTCGCGCTCGGTGCACCGGCTGATGGCGACCGGGCTCATCCGCGTGGCGTCCCTGCCCGGGAGCGAGTCGGCCTCCGCGACGCGGCGCGCGAGCACGGACCCGTACGGCATTCCGGTGGTCGGCGTGGGCACCTGA
- a CDS encoding HEAT repeat domain-containing protein has translation MRTGARPFILVLALVLGCNGSRDQLLADLQSPRPEVRALAVKKLAGQGNADDLVLFTRAAKDLAAIVRAEAAVALGESQDPRVVDLLGELLEDADEDVQGRAAMALSKVKNDKAKAYLTLQYGRRGRATRQVIVQALKNANVPDAMAEVVSAEAKAQWDRNLLAFTEGVLPERVGAAEELGKSGRPEAVSRLLPLVRDSQVILAAAAVRGLGDARDRQAVGPIALLLDESFPELRESAITALMKLQDPAVAQRLQAVAVEKSAVSPLALDAILAFPRAPETNAALCAIVLDGAPAEAMDAGRSMRARGGCPVDPIGERLARPATAASGLQAVIGLGPTAQPLLARVTPWLNQPDTALRNLAVEAVAAVGDASSVPALQKLYEQEVKGLEAMRADWVTQKLPERYGPGFDPATSPSEPHAHGAADGDRAAKHATLFERVKALNAARAKEAGQSLVQHRVPTELYDDVEPERLVPLATVLRALGALKAPGALELLKGYSQDASTPLRVASLVGLARLGPEGVEVAKAGLLEPERDLQKSLAQALAESGEAGQAALMELLPKMGSEKLLVLDALTRGPGVPAASASAALQTVVREGGPEAALAAELLGRMQAKDAVPTLIKALDEPNSVARRDVLLALGAIGDTQAAEVVARDLFHDLPEIRAAAASALKKIGTPAQAESLAALKGDYFRSVRESAGAALTKDGTAAGGAR, from the coding sequence ATGCGAACCGGCGCGCGCCCCTTCATCCTCGTCCTGGCACTGGTCCTCGGCTGCAACGGCAGCCGGGACCAGCTGCTCGCCGACCTCCAGAGTCCCCGTCCGGAGGTCCGCGCCCTCGCCGTGAAGAAGCTGGCGGGACAGGGCAACGCGGACGACCTCGTCCTGTTCACCCGGGCGGCCAAGGACCTGGCCGCCATCGTCCGGGCCGAGGCCGCCGTGGCACTCGGTGAGAGCCAGGACCCCCGCGTGGTGGACCTGCTCGGCGAGCTGCTCGAGGACGCGGACGAGGACGTCCAGGGGCGCGCCGCCATGGCGCTCTCCAAGGTCAAGAACGACAAGGCCAAGGCGTACCTCACGCTCCAGTACGGCCGCCGCGGCCGCGCCACGCGTCAGGTCATCGTCCAGGCCCTCAAGAACGCCAACGTCCCCGACGCCATGGCGGAGGTCGTCTCCGCCGAGGCCAAGGCCCAGTGGGACCGCAACCTCCTCGCCTTCACCGAGGGCGTGCTCCCCGAGCGCGTGGGCGCCGCGGAAGAGCTGGGCAAGAGCGGGCGTCCGGAGGCGGTGAGCCGGTTGCTGCCGCTCGTGCGCGACAGCCAGGTCATCCTCGCCGCCGCCGCGGTGCGGGGCCTGGGCGACGCCCGGGACAGGCAGGCGGTGGGGCCCATCGCCCTGCTGCTGGACGAGAGCTTCCCCGAGCTGCGCGAGTCCGCCATCACCGCGCTGATGAAGCTGCAGGACCCGGCCGTCGCACAGCGGCTCCAGGCGGTGGCGGTGGAGAAGAGCGCGGTGAGTCCGCTGGCGCTCGACGCCATCCTCGCCTTCCCGCGCGCGCCGGAGACGAACGCCGCCCTGTGCGCCATCGTCCTGGACGGTGCTCCCGCCGAGGCGATGGACGCCGGCAGGAGCATGCGCGCTCGCGGTGGCTGCCCGGTGGACCCCATTGGCGAGCGGCTGGCCCGCCCGGCCACGGCCGCCAGCGGGCTCCAGGCCGTCATCGGACTCGGGCCCACGGCGCAGCCGCTGTTGGCCAGGGTAACGCCGTGGCTCAACCAGCCGGACACCGCACTGCGGAACCTCGCGGTGGAGGCCGTGGCGGCGGTGGGCGACGCGTCCTCCGTCCCCGCGCTGCAGAAGCTGTACGAGCAGGAGGTGAAGGGGCTGGAGGCGATGCGCGCCGACTGGGTGACGCAGAAGCTGCCGGAGCGCTACGGCCCGGGCTTCGACCCGGCCACCTCGCCCTCCGAGCCGCATGCCCACGGCGCGGCCGACGGGGATCGTGCCGCCAAGCACGCGACGCTCTTCGAGCGCGTGAAGGCGCTCAACGCGGCCCGCGCGAAGGAGGCGGGGCAGTCGCTGGTGCAGCACCGCGTGCCCACCGAGCTGTACGACGACGTGGAGCCGGAGCGCCTGGTGCCGCTGGCCACGGTGCTGCGCGCGCTGGGCGCGCTGAAGGCCCCGGGGGCACTGGAGCTGCTCAAGGGCTACAGCCAGGACGCGAGCACTCCCCTGCGAGTGGCCTCGCTGGTCGGGCTGGCCCGGCTGGGGCCCGAGGGCGTGGAGGTGGCGAAGGCGGGGCTGCTCGAGCCCGAGCGTGACCTGCAGAAGTCGCTGGCCCAGGCGCTCGCGGAGTCGGGCGAGGCCGGTCAGGCGGCGCTGATGGAGCTGCTGCCGAAGATGGGCAGCGAGAAGCTGCTGGTGCTGGACGCGCTCACGCGGGGCCCGGGCGTGCCGGCGGCCTCGGCGTCGGCGGCGCTGCAGACGGTGGTGCGCGAGGGCGGCCCGGAGGCGGCGCTCGCGGCGGAGCTGCTCGGACGGATGCAGGCGAAGGACGCGGTGCCCACGCTCATCAAGGCGCTGGACGAGCCGAACAGCGTGGCGCGGCGGGACGTGCTGCTGGCGCTCGGGGCCATCGGTGACACGCAGGCGGCCGAGGTGGTGGCGAGGGACTTGTTCCACGACCTGCCGGAGATTCGCGCCGCCGCGGCATCGGCCCTGAAGAAGATTGGCACCCCCGCGCAGGCCGAGTCGCTGGCCGCGCTCAAGGGGGACTACTTCCGCTCCGTCCGCGAGTCCGCGGGCGCGGCGCTGACGAAGGACGGCACCGCTGCCGGGGGGGCACGTTGA
- a CDS encoding pseudouridine synthase — translation MAAERLQKYLARAGVASRRHAEELITAGRVTVNNETVTELGSRVEPGTDLVAVDGTLVTPPDESSYYLLYKPIGVVTTLSDPQGRPTVANYVEETGKRLFPVGRLDYDAEGALLFTDDGALAHKLTHPSFQVPRMYLAKVKGAPDAATLDKLRGGVRLEDGMATPLSVDVFEAAERNTWIKIVVAEGRPHLIKRLCAAVGHPVVRLFRPAYAGIGVEGMRPGELRALKKGEVEQLNEVSEGRAQPAAVELKLPPRRHGRAAPGFEGDEEELSMDDESPAPRKAKSGMARTAAKAARAMDARPEKRERKPAAGGGAGLARFGRGRGAEEGAGAGRPVRKSWGGDEGAPRSRGAGGEDKPRGRSFGARGAGGEDKPRGRSFGAGRPERGAGGEDRPRGKSFGAGGEDKSRGRGYAARGAGGEDRPRGKSFGAGGEDRPRGKSFGARGAGGEDRPRGKNFGAGGADRPVRKEWGAGGGEGGAGRPARKEWSGGEEGGSARPARKAWGGEEGGSARPARKAWGGEEGGSARPARKAWGGEEGGSARPVRKTWGAGGDEAGAARPARKAWGGGDEGRAPRGAGRPERKEWSGGGDEGSAPRSRPEGGARGFGGAGRPERAGGARGFGGAGRPERAGGARSFGGAGRPERAGGARSFGGAGRPERAGGARGFGGAGRPERAGGARSFGGAGRPERGAGGEDRPRARGYGVGGAGRPERGAGGEDRPRGRSFGAGGAARPARKAWGGSDEGRAPRGAGRPERRESGPRAGGAGRPERKEWSPRGAEGGAPRGRGGAGARGAGSRPERKEWSPTDSRGNPNERVVRAGRRGPADERGGSRGGGAGRPPPKGGPRRPR, via the coding sequence ATGGCTGCCGAACGATTGCAGAAGTATCTGGCCCGCGCGGGAGTGGCTTCGCGCCGGCACGCAGAAGAGCTCATCACCGCGGGCCGAGTGACGGTGAACAACGAGACGGTGACGGAGCTGGGCAGCCGGGTGGAACCGGGCACGGACCTGGTCGCGGTGGACGGGACGCTGGTGACTCCGCCGGATGAGTCCTCGTACTACCTGCTCTACAAGCCGATTGGCGTCGTGACGACGCTGTCGGATCCGCAGGGCCGGCCCACGGTGGCCAACTACGTGGAGGAGACGGGCAAGCGGCTGTTCCCGGTGGGACGGCTGGACTACGACGCCGAGGGCGCGCTGCTGTTCACGGACGATGGGGCGCTCGCGCACAAGCTGACGCACCCCAGCTTCCAGGTGCCGCGCATGTACCTGGCGAAGGTGAAGGGCGCGCCGGACGCGGCCACGCTGGACAAGCTGCGCGGTGGCGTGCGGCTGGAAGACGGCATGGCCACGCCGCTGTCGGTGGACGTGTTCGAGGCGGCCGAGCGGAACACGTGGATCAAGATTGTCGTGGCCGAAGGGCGGCCGCACCTCATCAAGCGCCTGTGCGCGGCGGTGGGCCACCCGGTGGTGCGCCTGTTCCGTCCGGCGTACGCGGGCATCGGCGTGGAGGGCATGCGCCCGGGTGAGCTGCGCGCGCTGAAGAAGGGCGAGGTGGAGCAGTTGAACGAGGTGTCCGAGGGCCGGGCGCAGCCCGCGGCCGTGGAGCTGAAGCTGCCTCCGCGCCGTCACGGGCGCGCGGCGCCGGGCTTCGAAGGGGACGAGGAAGAGCTGTCGATGGACGATGAGTCGCCCGCGCCTCGCAAGGCGAAGTCCGGGATGGCGCGCACGGCGGCCAAGGCTGCGCGTGCCATGGATGCGCGTCCCGAGAAGCGTGAGCGGAAGCCGGCGGCCGGCGGTGGTGCGGGCCTGGCTCGCTTCGGCCGTGGGCGCGGGGCGGAAGAGGGCGCTGGCGCGGGTCGTCCCGTGCGCAAGTCGTGGGGCGGTGACGAGGGTGCGCCCCGGAGCCGCGGCGCGGGTGGTGAGGACAAGCCGCGTGGCCGGAGCTTCGGTGCCAGGGGCGCGGGGGGGGAGGACAAGCCGCGTGGACGGAGCTTCGGTGCCGGGCGTCCGGAGCGTGGCGCGGGTGGTGAGGACCGTCCGCGTGGCAAGAGCTTCGGCGCGGGTGGTGAGGACAAGTCGCGTGGTCGTGGCTACGCGGCCAGGGGCGCGGGTGGCGAGGACCGTCCGCGTGGCAAGAGCTTCGGCGCGGGTGGTGAGGACCGTCCGCGTGGCAAGAGCTTCGGTGCCAGGGGCGCGGGTGGTGAGGACCGTCCGCGTGGCAAGAACTTCGGTGCGGGTGGTGCGGACCGTCCGGTGCGCAAGGAGTGGGGCGCCGGTGGTGGCGAGGGCGGCGCGGGCCGTCCGGCTCGCAAGGAGTGGAGCGGCGGCGAAGAGGGCGGCTCGGCTCGTCCGGCACGCAAGGCGTGGGGCGGCGAGGAGGGTGGCTCAGCCCGTCCGGCGCGTAAGGCGTGGGGCGGCGAGGAGGGTGGCTCAGCCCGTCCGGCGCGTAAGGCGTGGGGTGGCGAAGAGGGCGGCTCGGCTCGTCCGGTGCGCAAGACGTGGGGCGCCGGTGGTGACGAGGCTGGTGCGGCTCGTCCGGCGCGCAAGGCGTGGGGCGGTGGTGACGAAGGCCGTGCCCCCCGTGGCGCGGGCCGTCCGGAACGCAAGGAGTGGTCTGGCGGCGGCGACGAGGGCAGTGCGCCCCGGAGCCGCCCCGAGGGTGGCGCGCGCGGCTTCGGCGGCGCCGGTCGTCCGGAGCGTGCCGGTGGTGCGCGTGGTTTCGGCGGCGCGGGTCGTCCGGAGCGCGCGGGCGGTGCGCGCAGCTTCGGTGGAGCCGGTCGTCCCGAGCGCGCCGGTGGTGCGCGCAGCTTCGGTGGAGCCGGTCGTCCCGAGCGCGCCGGTGGTGCGCGTGGCTTCGGCGGCGCGGGTCGTCCGGAGCGCGCCGGTGGTGCGCGTAGCTTCGGTGGCGCGGGTCGTCCGGAGCGTGGCGCGGGGGGGGAGGACAGGCCTCGCGCCCGTGGCTACGGCGTCGGCGGCGCGGGTCGTCCCGAGCGCGGCGCGGGCGGCGAGGACCGGCCGCGTGGCCGGAGCTTCGGTGCCGGTGGCGCGGCCCGTCCGGCACGCAAGGCGTGGGGCGGTAGTGACGAAGGCCGTGCCCCCCGTGGCGCGGGTCGTCCCGAGCGCCGGGAGTCCGGTCCCCGCGCGGGCGGCGCGGGCCGTCCGGAGCGCAAGGAGTGGTCGCCGCGAGGCGCCGAGGGTGGAGCGCCTCGGGGCCGGGGTGGCGCGGGTGCTCGGGGGGCAGGCAGCCGTCCTGAGCGCAAGGAGTGGAGCCCGACCGACTCGCGCGGCAATCCCAACGAGCGCGTCGTCCGTGCCGGCCGCCGTGGCCCCGCCGACGAGCGGGGAGGCTCCCGAGGAGGCGGTGCAGGCCGACCCCCTCCGAAGGGTGGTCCCCGCCGTCCCCGCTGA
- a CDS encoding segregation and condensation protein A: MSEGRRAPAEEGLGDGELPRSPGDAFRVALPSFEGPLDLLLHLIKEHRVDIFDIPLALITEKYLQHLEKMREINLDIAGEFLVMASTLALLKSRMLLPRQDAAAVQEGAEALAAIEEAGDPRAELVRRLLEYQKYKDSAEHLATQDILGRDVFTRNVPVEAVPIPEEEVGLQEFSVLKLIEALDRVLERLTPKLQHEVVRERVTLSEAILRIIERLRPHGQVLFESLFNEQETRTRQEVVITFLAILEMVKRRLIRVVQDEPLGPILLLPNGDALEKLAPTEVDDSDYR; encoded by the coding sequence GTGAGTGAGGGCCGCCGCGCACCGGCCGAAGAGGGCCTCGGTGATGGGGAGTTGCCCCGCAGCCCGGGTGACGCCTTCCGCGTCGCGCTGCCCAGCTTCGAGGGTCCGCTGGACCTGTTGCTCCATCTCATCAAGGAGCACCGGGTCGACATCTTCGACATCCCCCTGGCGCTGATCACCGAGAAGTACCTTCAGCACCTGGAGAAGATGCGGGAGATCAACCTGGACATCGCCGGTGAGTTCCTGGTGATGGCCTCCACGCTGGCCCTCCTGAAGAGCCGCATGCTGCTGCCCCGGCAGGACGCGGCGGCGGTGCAGGAGGGCGCGGAGGCGCTCGCGGCCATCGAGGAGGCGGGCGACCCGCGCGCGGAATTGGTGCGCAGGTTGCTGGAGTACCAGAAGTACAAGGACTCCGCCGAGCACCTCGCGACGCAGGACATCCTTGGCCGCGACGTCTTCACCCGCAACGTGCCGGTGGAGGCGGTGCCCATCCCCGAGGAGGAGGTGGGCCTCCAGGAGTTCAGCGTCCTCAAGCTGATCGAGGCGCTGGACCGGGTGCTGGAGCGATTGACGCCCAAGCTGCAGCATGAGGTGGTGCGCGAGCGGGTGACGCTCTCCGAGGCCATCCTCCGCATCATCGAGCGCCTGCGGCCGCACGGACAGGTCCTCTTCGAGAGCCTGTTCAACGAGCAGGAAACGCGGACGCGGCAGGAGGTGGTCATCACCTTCCTGGCCATCCTGGAGATGGTGAAGCGGCGGCTCATCCGGGTGGTGCAGGACGAGCCGCTCGGCCCCATCCTGCTCCTACCCAACGGGGACGCGCTGGAGAAGCTGGCCCCCACGGAGGTCGACGACAGTGACTACCGGTAG
- the scpB gene encoding SMC-Scp complex subunit ScpB, producing the protein MTTGSNGPEDETPAPGTPGGPGPFSEDEIAAVTGPGPADDLDEVEAVAIEEDSDDTVPDLETSFEKLITKSRKLSPDRIRTVIESVLFVAERPLSVDELFMATGIDRALIAEAINQLSGIHRDGISGIVLYEVAGGWQFRTDPHSGEYVRRYLRVKPQRLTRAAVETLAIIAYRQPVTRPEIEDIRGVDCGAVLKALMDRKLVKILGKREEVGRPILYGTSREFLEFFALKDLSALPTLREFHELTQEHREIVEKETQPAPAAAGTVDTLADPGFTKRMEKSAAASEAALEELEEAMEAADRTQKVSSSVLDTPPKPVTGEEGPKPE; encoded by the coding sequence GTGACTACCGGTAGCAACGGCCCCGAGGACGAGACGCCCGCCCCTGGCACGCCCGGAGGCCCCGGCCCGTTCTCCGAGGACGAGATCGCCGCCGTCACCGGCCCCGGCCCGGCGGATGACCTCGACGAGGTGGAAGCCGTCGCGATTGAAGAGGACTCGGACGACACCGTTCCGGACCTCGAGACGTCTTTCGAGAAGCTCATCACCAAGAGCCGGAAGCTGTCGCCGGACCGCATCCGCACCGTCATCGAGAGCGTGCTCTTCGTGGCGGAGCGGCCGCTGTCGGTGGACGAGCTGTTCATGGCCACCGGCATCGACCGGGCGCTCATCGCCGAGGCGATCAACCAGCTCTCCGGCATCCACCGTGACGGCATCAGCGGGATTGTCCTGTATGAGGTGGCCGGGGGGTGGCAGTTCCGGACGGACCCGCACTCGGGCGAGTACGTGCGGCGCTACCTGCGGGTGAAGCCGCAGCGGCTGACGCGCGCGGCGGTGGAGACGCTGGCCATCATCGCGTACCGGCAGCCGGTGACGCGGCCGGAGATTGAAGACATCCGCGGCGTGGACTGCGGTGCGGTCCTCAAGGCGCTGATGGACCGCAAGCTGGTGAAGATATTGGGCAAGCGCGAAGAGGTGGGGCGTCCCATCCTCTACGGGACCTCGAGAGAGTTCCTGGAGTTCTTCGCCCTGAAGGACCTGTCGGCCCTGCCCACGCTGCGTGAGTTCCACGAGCTGACGCAGGAGCACCGGGAAATCGTAGAGAAGGAAACGCAGCCAGCGCCGGCTGCGGCAGGAACCGTGGACACCCTGGCGGACCCCGGGTTTACGAAGCGGATGGAGAAGAGCGCGGCGGCGAGTGAGGCCGCGCTGGAGGAGCTGGAGGAGGCCATGGAGGCCGCTGACCGGACACAGAAGGTCAGCTCCAGCGTCCTGGACACGCCCCCGAAGCCCGTGACGGGCGAAGAGGGGCCCAAGCCCGAGTAA
- the trpS gene encoding tryptophan--tRNA ligase, with product MRILSGVQSSGKLHIGNYYGAIRQFVQLQDEADSYYFIANYHSLNEVRDPKRALELTRDAAVSYLALGLDPKKAVLFRQSDVKEVLELYWLLGVVAPVAHLERAHSYKDKVAQGKSPDFGLFAYPVLMAADILLYSADAVPVGKDQIQHIEFARDWAVKFNVQYVPGYDPADPDGKERGHAPGILKLPSARIQSSTQTVPGIDGRKMSKSYGNTIDLFGDDKELKKRIMSIKTDSTPVEAPKPVPGANGKVASESPGAPQPGEGALVSEVPLYDLMKVMLPESEFRDVDASWRAGGKGYGEYKKLLLEAFHATFGPARKRYAELAGDPAELERILQDGATRARAEATQLMDKVRRAVGIP from the coding sequence ATGCGGATTCTCTCAGGCGTCCAGTCGTCCGGAAAGCTGCACATCGGCAACTACTACGGCGCGATTCGCCAGTTCGTGCAGCTCCAGGACGAGGCCGATTCGTACTACTTCATCGCGAACTACCACTCGCTCAACGAGGTGAGGGATCCGAAGCGGGCCCTGGAGCTGACGCGCGACGCCGCGGTGTCCTATCTGGCGCTCGGGTTGGATCCGAAGAAGGCGGTGCTCTTCCGCCAGAGCGACGTGAAAGAGGTGCTCGAGCTGTACTGGCTGCTGGGCGTGGTCGCGCCTGTGGCCCACCTGGAGCGGGCGCACAGCTACAAGGACAAGGTGGCTCAGGGGAAGAGCCCGGACTTCGGCCTCTTCGCGTACCCGGTGCTGATGGCCGCCGACATCCTGCTCTACAGCGCGGACGCCGTTCCGGTGGGCAAGGACCAGATCCAGCACATCGAGTTCGCCCGCGACTGGGCGGTGAAGTTCAACGTGCAGTACGTGCCGGGGTACGACCCGGCCGACCCGGACGGCAAGGAGCGGGGCCACGCGCCCGGCATCCTCAAGCTGCCCTCGGCGCGCATCCAGTCCTCCACCCAGACGGTGCCCGGCATCGACGGGCGGAAGATGTCCAAGTCGTATGGGAACACCATCGACCTGTTCGGGGACGACAAGGAGCTGAAGAAGCGCATCATGTCCATCAAGACGGACTCCACACCGGTGGAGGCGCCCAAGCCGGTGCCCGGGGCCAACGGGAAGGTGGCGTCCGAGTCCCCTGGAGCTCCCCAGCCGGGGGAGGGGGCTCTCGTCTCCGAGGTGCCGCTCTACGACCTCATGAAGGTGATGCTGCCCGAGTCCGAGTTCCGCGACGTGGACGCGTCCTGGAGGGCGGGCGGCAAGGGCTACGGGGAGTACAAGAAGCTGCTGCTGGAGGCCTTCCATGCGACCTTCGGCCCGGCGCGCAAGCGGTACGCCGAGCTGGCAGGCGACCCGGCCGAGCTGGAGCGCATCCTCCAGGACGGCGCCACCCGCGCCCGCGCCGAGGCGACCCAGCTGATGGACAAGGTCCGCCGCGCCGTGGGCATCCCCTGA